AAGATGCCGAAGTCACATAATACAAGTTTGAGATATACATGATGGACTTGAGATACATGGAGCAAACTAGTTTTTTGTGGCATTGACCTTGCAAATATAAGATAAACTTCTGCATATTACCATCACAAGGCAAGGGGCATTTTGGTAGACTTAATATGCTGAGAGTTTGAAGTTTTTTGGGATAGAAAGAGTAAGAAGGTTACTATTACAGCAATGAAAACAATAAAAAGTGACTTAGATTTAACAAAAGATGATTTGGGAAACAAGTTGCTAGCTTCAACACCCCCAGTATTATAAGTGAGATGATGCCACTATGATAAGCAGGTAATCTTTACAACAACGGAGCAAGGATTCAAGAGGGGAAAAGAAGACTGCTTTTTCAAAATAATCTATAGGTCATAAGTGCAAGATTATATTAACAAAGGATGCTACATCCACTTACAATCTCTAAGGAAAGTTTAGGTAAACAAGGAATATCAAATAATGGAGAACAAAAGAAATCAATTTAAATGATTCTTCACCACATGAAACAGCCGTTCCATACAACTAAAAAACATCACATAATTGCAAAACAGAAATGTGTTTATATAGATTGATCCATCCAAATTCATCAAATCATTCAAGTAAAAGCAATCATGTAGTTAAATGACCACCACAACCACAATCCTTAAATTATCATACGAAAACCACAGTAAACAGATCCATAGAGAAGCATTAAATACGGGAATACGAGTACAGGAAACAAACAAGTTACCATGCTAGCCAAAGCCGAACACAAGACTCAGACGGACGCAGACTCCTGTTCGATGATGGACGCGGACTCTTGTTCGACGGACGAGGCCTCTTCGTCACCACCAGCAGCAGTGATGGCAGATTCAGTAGTGGTGGCAGATTCAGCTGGCACAGAAACCGCCTTGTCAACCGCTTCCTCGGTGGTGGGCGCAGATGAGGCTGGCAAGGGCTTCGACTTTAAGAAATCCATCATGCGCTTGCTGATATCCTTGGAGTAGATCTGGAGGACTGCCAGTCCCTCGTCAATGGAAGCGACTTCCCGACCACTGCCGGAGTTGGCGGCGTCGAAGGCTTCCTGCTCGATGATGCGGGCCGTGGCGGCCGCCATCTCTTCGGGGACGACGCAGTAGCGCTTCGTGAGGACGGAGGGGGAGGAGAGCGTGTCGATCAGGCGATGGATCACGGCATCCCGCGCCCGCTGTGATGGCGGCCAGATGTTGAGGGATATAGCCGGAGGGGGCGACGGAGACGGTGGAACCTCCGATTTCAGAGAGTCGTCTGCGCCTTCTTCGACGGCGATCTCGCCGCCTTGAGGCTTCGTGGCTTCGCTGTCTTCCGTCATTTCGACGAGCGAGGGTTAGGTTTGGTGACTTTGGTGAGAGACCGGGGGAAAGAGGAAAGGAGACAGTCGATGGTTGAGATGGCCAGTTAAACTTAAACATGTCTATTAACGCCCTATTTTCTCACTGGAAAGAGGATGGATTGCGTTACCGACATTTTTTacctattaaaaaataataataggtATCCATCCGtccttttttttttacattatttttttttactgttttttACCTGAAAAGAACGATCCTGTTTCCTTATTTATCAAATACATAACctaattttaaaactatcaaaACAAAACATAATAATAGTACTATTTTCTTACTATCTCTGCCATCAATCTTCTAAATCTCCTCCTTCTAGACATCATTTTACAATATACTTAAGCCACATttgtttagtttaaatttaaatttaataaaatagttCGGATGCATGTGAGACTCATTCTCATCTTTCTTATCTCATGGAAATCCATATTCATCGTCTTCCAATGAACCGTTGCCTTCGTGTGTCCCGACGTTTAAGGTTTTCAACAAAATCCACACAGTGTGTCCCTCTAAGACGACGTCAAGACTTTCTGACGAAATCCACACATCTAAGGCGACGAACGTTAAGGGTCTCCGATGAAATTCACACAGAGGTCTGTCCATTCAAGCGTTTAGGATTTTGTTCGCCGTAAATACTCTGCTTTCAGAATGAAGCAAGAAGCTGCAACAATAAAGATAAGTATCATGAACTTGTTCACCTTAGAAACTCATAGGATATATCTAGAAACCATAAGATATATCCAGAAAGTGCCTGATATAAGATcatcatgttgggcctgatatggtaaaatatcagggccaacgtgggcctaatatgataaaatattaggcccaacgtgggcatgatatgatcccatatcagGTTCTCTAGAACGATGTGAAGCTTGATTCAGATAACATTGTACCagttttaattttactattaataaattaaatttgtaaaaaattatagGTTGTAGTTGATTTTGGCCAGAAACTACATTGGAATAGCGTGTTAGGTCACTTTAATAGTTTTTTTCGACGATCCACAATCAAAAGAAGAAATCATGGAGTTGTTATTTTATATGATCAACACATAACAATGATCAAACAGTCTTCCTTTTGTGTTTTCTTGGACATATAAGAAATCCAACATATTCATAGTATATGgtcaatatatttgaaaattgggaTTTAATATCTCAAACATTTAGATTCTCAAGTACAACTCCCAGTTTTTAATCTTAAGCACCAAATGGTTTTAGAaatttagggtgtgtttggtatgcacatttttcattttcattttctaaaaaacgtGCGTTTTCTGAAAAATAGTGTTTGGTTTACGTTTTTCGTGCCTGTTTTCTAAAAAATAGATAGCGTTtcctagaaaaacagagaatgacaaaa
The genomic region above belongs to Zingiber officinale cultivar Zhangliang chromosome 11A, Zo_v1.1, whole genome shotgun sequence and contains:
- the LOC122031432 gene encoding MFP1 attachment factor 1-like, yielding MTEDSEATKPQGGEIAVEEGADDSLKSEVPPSPSPPPAISLNIWPPSQRARDAVIHRLIDTLSSPSVLTKRYCVVPEEMAAATARIIEQEAFDAANSGSGREVASIDEGLAVLQIYSKDISKRMMDFLKSKPLPASSAPTTEEAVDKAVSVPAESATTTESAITAAGGDEEASSVEQESASIIEQESASV